The stretch of DNA ACtgaagcaggaagaggaacaggaTCCCAAATCAGCAGCTGAATTTGTGACTAGTTGTATTGTTTGGATGGATGCATTCTCGGCTTATATCGCAATTATTTATTTGGCTGAAGCTGATATGAGATAGGTAGCTTTTTTGATAATACCTCCTTTTGAACAACCAAATGATTCTGTGATGTTTCCCTCCCTTGTGGGTCATGCAGATAATGCATGCATTCTTTCTGCTTCAGGCTAACTTCCTAAAGGGCTTTCTCTGTGTATACATTACTGTGTAGGGgttggtatgtgtgtatgtgtatatttctTAAATGAAAAGAATGATAACATTCCTATTGTTTGTTTCTCTGAAGCACAACTTCCATTTATGACGTTAAGAGGACAAAACAAGGTCAAATGAAGTTTGGAATCGTTTGGGATATTTGAAGTCCGAATACTGCTCAATGTAACTTGATTGTTTACTGTAACTTGTGTCTACGTTATGGTAGTGTGCTTTATTCTGGTGTTCTGTACCAAGCACCTATTTAATAGGAAGGTTTCCATTGGCGATTTTAAAGAGAATGCAATAAACCATGTGTGCATACAGTACAATGGCTTTACCCCTGTAGGTTacatgtgtgcttgtctgtgtgtgtatctgtgtgtatgtctgtacaatgtgaatgtgtttttccTAGGGAGTGGTGATGCCCTGTGATCAGACATGTGGTTTGTGGTCCATTGAGGCACAATGCtggaaaagaaaacacacacacaactcgttgccacggtgaggaCTGAAGAGAGACGCACACATGTGCCTGCGGTGCTCATGTCAGCCGTCTCTACCTGGACCAAGCATGTGGAGCATCAGGACAGTGCTGGTGctccacatgcatgcacatgtaACCGGTGGGAATCGgggaaactcactcctcaggtatgtaagaggccacccgcgtcgacgaagagctagcttttctttggcgtagtcggtagtggttgcgcttggcagtccagaggtggcaggttcgacTCCCGATGGCAGCGAACGTTGGCCCTGGCGGAGCAAGGCCACGTCTCTTACACccccgttacacacacacagggagagagtggaggaagagcCTTCTTTAATAGTTACAAAAAACACAATAGGGCTACTGTATGTGAGTGTCTGTCAGGGCATGTTTTATGCGAGAAGGAAACTGAAACAATTATTCATGTGGACATCTAAAGTTTGcctgaaagaaagagggaaagtgtTCAAAGGGGGAAAAAATAAGGGAAAACGAATCTGTCTGGTTATCATGAATTGGCGGAGTCCCATGTTCAAATCTGGAGCTTTGAAAGCAATTTAAGACCACTTCTATAACTTACTccaacactttctctctctctcttgttcactctcacacacacacacacacacacacacacaccgagagagACTGCTGTGACATAAATATTGGCGCTATTCCATGCATGGGAGCAGCTCGATTTCACTACACTTGCCTTTTTAATTTTCCATCTGGCAAACCTGGCACTAGTAACCAACCTGACACTTTTTGGTATGAGGTTCAAAGCAAGCTGAGGCGATAACGGAGGGCGACGTAAAAACCCTGCGCACTGATTGGCCAGAGAAAGTCGTCATTGCGTCACGACGTCATTATTGAACGACATGGGGCATCCTGCACGAATACTATCAATGGCAGAACCCCGCCATTTTTTAACAAAAAAGCTACTATAGTGGCCgcaatttttttaatttatgcTGTGGTTAATTTGAATAGATGGCACCCTTCAAAACCACGCGGTGGTTAATTGAGGAGGTGCAGACGTTCCTCTGTTTGGTGGCCGACGAAAGGATACAGCGACTGCTGGATGGGGCAACTCGGAAGGAGAAGGTCTACCAGGAAGTGTCTGAATTGTTGGCCGCACACGGATACCAAAGGACATTCCAACAGTGCAGGGAAAAGTTAAAAAAACTTAAAAGTGACTATAGGTCTATCAAGGACCAGAACAGCGGGAGTGGTTCGCACAGAAAGAGTTGGAAGTGGTTCGACCAGATGGACGCAATATATGGCCATAAACCTACGAGCAATGGAACtgggaaggaagacgatttgtCCACAGATTTGTTGGAGTCACTGAAGGATGGTACTCTTTTTTGTTCCTTTTAATTTGTGCAAAATATACACGCATTCAAACATGCATTAGATATACTGCTTATTTAAATATACACGCCTAGGCCTACTCTATGGCAGCACAAAAGATGAAAATATAAGCTAGTGCTATTGTGCAACGTGTATGTTTACGTCCAATTTTCCAGTTGGTGTTGCTATATTGTGTGTTTTGCAGTAGTTTGTGTAATTAACAATTAATTTGTATAATCTTGTAGAAGAGGCTTCGATAAGCGAAGAGAACTCCGATGACGCCCCGTTGGCACCTGTAGCAGTGGCATCCCCGGCACCGGCCTCACCTGCACCGGCAACATCCACCGCCAACATGACATCGCAGCGTGTATTCACAGGTAGACATGGCAAATACCTGGGATtgtaattaaataaaaaattacCCGGTAAGATAAATTAAACCCTAACTATTATCCAGGCAGGAGGAAACGACATCGGGAAGATGAACATCTGACTGTCTTGAGGGAGATGTTGGCGGCCGATGTGGAGCAGCAGGAACTAAACCGGGCACAGCAGGAGCGGAATTTACAGATGGCACTCGATGATGCGGTGCAAGCAAGGGAGCTGGAAGCAGccttgaggagggaggagaatgcTGAAACTGCAGCCTTTAATCAAGCTTTCCTTGGTACACTGGGCCAGCTAGTGCAGGCATTGAGTGGCCGGCGTGACCCAGTTCCTCCACCCCTGGACTAGACCCCTGACCCTGGACTCGACCCCTTATGCCTTAGGTATATAGTTTGTActtttgtatatatatttctGTTTTATTTGCACATTTGTTTTCAGTAAACTGTTCTACAGACTTGTTACTTATGCTTTTTCATCGTGTTTTCCTATTTGAGGTTTTCCTAAATGCTCCACGTAAATGGGCATTAACGTGGAGCAATGATACTAAAGATTTATGTTCAATTTGCAATGTTTCGTACACATGAAAGACAGCATTAACATTTAGCTGTTCAACTAGCACATCAACCCCTCTGtgcatccctgccctgctctctaCACCCAGTGTCAGTGCTGCCCTGCTCTCTACACCCAGTGTCAGTGCTGCCCTGCTCTCTACACCCAGTGTCAGTGCTGCCCTGCTCTCTACACCCAGTGTCAGTGCTGCCCTGCTCTCTACACCCAGTGTCAGTGCTGCCCTCCTCTATACACCCAGTGTCAGTGCTGCCCTGCTCTCTACACCCAGTGTCAGTGCTGCCCTGCTCTCTACACCCAGTGTCAGTGCTGCCCTCCTCTATACACCCAGTGTCAGTGCTGCCCTGCTCTCTACACCCAGTGTCAGTGCTGCCCTGCTCTATACACCCAGTGTCAGTGCTGCCCTCCTCTATACACCCAGTGTCAGTGCTGCCCTGCTCTCTACACCCAGTGTCAGTGCTGCCCTCCTCTATACACCCAGTGTCAGTGCTGCCCTCCTCTATACACCCAGTGTCAGTGCTGCCCTGCTCTATACACCCAGTGTCAGTGCTGCCCTCCTCTATACACCCAGTGTCAGTGCTGCCCTGCTCTATACACCCAGTGTCAGTGCTGCCCTCCTCTATACACCCAGTGTCAGTGCTGCCCTGCTCTATACACCCAGTGTCAGTGCTGCCCTCCTCTATACACCCAGTGTCAGTGCTGCCCTCCTCTATACACCCAGTGTCAGTGCTGCCCTGCTCTATACACCCAGTGTCAGTGTTGCCCTCCTCTATACACCCAGTGTCAGTGCTGCCCTGCTCTCTACACCCAGTGTACTGGTTTGCACagaaatcacacagcacttaATCTTTTTGAATATGTTCCTGGTGTGGGAAACATGAAAGCCTCGCTTTCATGTTTAAAGCGAGGCTTTGCTGCCATCGCATGATTGAAAAGGATCAGTGCACCCTGTGATGA from Osmerus eperlanus chromosome 12, fOsmEpe2.1, whole genome shotgun sequence encodes:
- the LOC134031383 gene encoding uncharacterized protein LOC134031383 translates to MAPFKTTRWLIEEVQTFLCLVADERIQRLLDGATRKEKVYQEVSELLAAHGYQRTFQQCREKLKKLKSDYRSIKDQNSGSGSHRKSWKWFDQMDAIYGHKPTSNGTGKEDDLSTDLLESLKDEEASISEENSDDAPLAPVAVASPAPASPAPATSTANMTSQRVFTGRRKRHREDEHLTVLREMLAADVEQQELNRAQQERNLQMALDDAVQARELEAALRREENAETAAFNQAFLGTLGQLVQALSGRRDPVPPPLD